The proteins below are encoded in one region of Pseudomonas putida S13.1.2:
- the ndk gene encoding nucleoside-diphosphate kinase, which produces MAVQRTFSIIKPDAVAKNVIGKITTRFEEAGLKIVASKIKQLSKAEAEGFYAEHSERGFFGDLVAFMTSGPVVVQVLEGENAIALNRELMGATNPKEAAAGTIRADFAESIDANAVHGSDSEAAAAREIAYFFAATEVTTR; this is translated from the coding sequence ATGGCTGTTCAACGTACTTTCTCGATCATCAAGCCTGACGCAGTTGCCAAAAACGTCATCGGCAAGATCACTACCCGCTTCGAAGAAGCCGGCCTGAAAATCGTTGCCTCGAAAATCAAGCAACTGTCCAAAGCCGAAGCCGAAGGCTTCTACGCTGAGCACAGCGAGCGCGGCTTCTTCGGTGACCTGGTTGCCTTCATGACTTCCGGCCCGGTTGTTGTTCAGGTTCTGGAAGGCGAAAACGCCATCGCTCTGAACCGTGAGCTGATGGGCGCTACCAACCCTAAAGAAGCTGCTGCCGGCACCATCCGTGCTGACTTCGCCGAGTCGATCGACGCCAACGCCGTTCACGGTTCGGACTCCGAAGCTGCTGCTGCTCGCGAAATCGCTTACTTCTTCGCTGCTACCGAGGTAACCACTCGCTAA